One stretch of uncultured Desulfovibrio sp. DNA includes these proteins:
- a CDS encoding tRNA (adenosine(37)-N6)-threonylcarbamoyltransferase complex ATPase subunit type 1 TsaE, translated as MAQIILRNLSDTNRLGHMLAEAVATCGIAALLLRGPLGSGKTTLTRSLVEAMPGGDQAEVGSPSFTLCNYYPTQPPVIHSDLYRSPGSLPDEIAEGLDNPQILSVLEWSEYLPEAEMPQDYLDISLQPCEESRLLTLQAHGPIAAELLRHLRRNWPVDSPDHG; from the coding sequence ATGGCCCAGATAATCTTGCGCAATCTTTCTGATACCAACCGCCTTGGGCATATGCTTGCCGAGGCTGTCGCCACCTGCGGCATTGCGGCATTGTTGCTGCGCGGTCCGCTTGGCAGCGGCAAAACGACGCTCACCCGCTCCCTTGTGGAGGCCATGCCCGGCGGCGATCAGGCCGAGGTGGGCAGCCCTTCGTTCACGCTCTGCAACTACTACCCCACCCAGCCGCCTGTCATACACAGCGATCTGTACCGCAGCCCCGGCAGCCTGCCTGATGAAATTGCAGAAGGTCTGGACAATCCGCAAATCCTGTCTGTGCTGGAATGGTCGGAATACCTGCCTGAGGCGGAAATGCCGCAAGATTATCTGGACATCTCGTTGCAACCGTGCGAAGAAAGTCGCCTACTGACGCTGCAAGCTCACGGCCCTATTGCTGCTGAGCTTTTGCGCCACCTGCGCCGAAATTGGCCTGTGGACAGTCCTGACCACGGGTAA
- a CDS encoding NAD(P)H-hydrate dehydratase, which translates to MPTSFDDLFPPLPLPAEMRQWDAEAMALGLPEELLMENAARAAFDVLHEYQPQLTGLRVWLLMGSGNNGGDAACLARHLLDAGAEPLVLHTRPLAACKGACGKHVRIARAAGVAFERCRPAIFQRAELPNILVDGLLGTGFSGQLRPDALELVRSVNALQSRPFVLALDIPSGLDGRTGLPMPEAVRATATVSFAAAKPGLALPEARPWTGALHVRSIGIPLAARRKAPCSFYVADGHCLAPLAVIQPGGFKNSYGHVLVIGGAPGLGGAAHLAARAALRAGAGLVTASAPGAGIADIKNGWPEIMTLPLGESERLWPASLPQNFVELAQRCAALVVGPGMGRGQDAAAFIEALLALPHRPPTVFDADALVLLAGRQDLLDRITADDILTPHPGEAATLLGCSAADVQADRQGALERLRCLCRGVIILKGAASLIGQADAPTLLCPYDVPQLAVGGSGDVLAGCAGGLLARMLPGMQAAKGQEQVHNNTANHTLTSSHMLAGQAAALHALAGKSLAAQWPLRGNTPSAVADALPQALSACMAASESKDDILPWPR; encoded by the coding sequence ATGCCCACCTCATTTGACGATCTGTTCCCTCCCCTGCCCCTGCCTGCTGAAATGCGCCAGTGGGATGCGGAAGCCATGGCCCTTGGCCTGCCAGAAGAACTGCTGATGGAAAATGCCGCCAGAGCGGCCTTTGACGTCCTGCACGAATACCAGCCACAGCTAACGGGTCTGCGCGTATGGCTTCTTATGGGCAGCGGCAACAACGGCGGCGATGCCGCATGCCTTGCGCGGCATTTGCTGGACGCTGGCGCGGAACCGCTGGTGCTGCACACGCGGCCTCTTGCCGCCTGCAAGGGAGCCTGCGGCAAGCATGTGCGCATTGCCAGAGCCGCAGGCGTTGCCTTTGAACGCTGCCGCCCGGCAATCTTTCAAAGGGCGGAACTCCCCAACATTCTTGTGGATGGTCTCCTGGGTACAGGCTTCAGTGGTCAGCTGAGACCGGATGCGCTGGAACTTGTGCGTTCGGTCAACGCTCTGCAAAGCCGTCCCTTTGTGCTGGCGCTCGACATTCCCTCGGGGCTGGACGGACGCACCGGCCTGCCCATGCCGGAAGCAGTGCGCGCCACGGCCACAGTCAGCTTTGCGGCCGCCAAGCCGGGGCTGGCCCTGCCCGAAGCACGCCCATGGACAGGCGCGCTGCACGTGCGCAGCATTGGCATTCCCCTTGCCGCACGGCGCAAGGCTCCCTGCTCCTTTTACGTCGCTGACGGGCATTGCCTCGCCCCACTTGCGGTGATTCAGCCCGGCGGCTTCAAAAACTCCTACGGTCATGTGCTGGTGATTGGGGGCGCGCCCGGTCTTGGCGGAGCAGCGCATCTTGCCGCCCGAGCGGCCCTGCGCGCAGGCGCTGGCCTTGTAACTGCCTCCGCGCCCGGTGCTGGCATTGCGGATATCAAGAACGGCTGGCCCGAAATAATGACCCTGCCTCTGGGCGAGAGCGAGCGCCTGTGGCCCGCCAGCCTGCCGCAAAATTTTGTGGAACTGGCACAGCGCTGCGCCGCCCTTGTGGTCGGCCCCGGCATGGGCCGGGGGCAGGATGCTGCGGCCTTTATTGAAGCTCTTCTGGCGCTGCCGCACAGACCACCCACGGTATTTGACGCCGATGCCCTGGTGCTGCTGGCCGGGCGGCAAGACCTGCTCGACCGCATAACCGCAGATGATATTCTGACGCCCCACCCCGGTGAAGCGGCAACCCTGCTCGGCTGTTCCGCAGCGGATGTTCAGGCCGACCGGCAAGGCGCGCTTGAGCGCCTGCGCTGCCTCTGCCGCGGCGTAATTATTCTTAAAGGAGCGGCAAGCCTCATTGGGCAGGCTGACGCGCCAACCCTGCTCTGCCCCTACGATGTGCCGCAGCTTGCGGTTGGCGGCTCGGGCGATGTGCTGGCGGGCTGCGCTGGCGGGCTGCTTGCCAGAATGCTGCCCGGCATGCAGGCCGCAAAAGGGCAAGAGCAAGTGCACAACAATACCGCAAACCACACGTTGACCTCATCCCACATGCTGGCCGGGCAGGCAGCGGCCCTGCATGCCCTTGCGGGCAAAAGCCTTGCCGCACAATGGCCCCTCAGGGGCAATACGCCTTCGGCAGTGGCGGATGCATTGCCGCAAGCCCTCTCTGCCTGCATGGCAGCCAGTGAATCAAAGGACGACATTCTGCCATGGCCCAGATAA
- a CDS encoding holo-[acyl-carrier-protein] synthase produces the protein MIIGIGTDITELARIKASYDRFGERFLQKILTPNELKLVPESPIAYISGRFAAKEAAVKALGTGFSEGIGPLHIEVLRGPAGQPKLHWHGPALARAEALGMRAAHISISHDRNAAVAVVVLEA, from the coding sequence ATGATCATAGGCATTGGGACTGACATTACTGAACTGGCACGTATCAAGGCAAGTTATGACAGGTTTGGGGAGCGCTTTTTGCAAAAGATCCTTACCCCGAATGAACTGAAACTCGTGCCGGAAAGCCCCATTGCCTACATTTCCGGTCGGTTTGCTGCCAAAGAGGCTGCGGTCAAAGCGCTCGGTACTGGCTTTAGCGAGGGGATTGGCCCTCTCCATATTGAAGTGCTACGAGGCCCTGCGGGGCAGCCAAAACTGCATTGGCACGGCCCTGCACTTGCGCGGGCTGAAGCTTTGGGCATGCGCGCCGCCCACATTTCCATAAGTCATGACCGCAATGCCGCCGTAGCGGTTGTGGTGCTGGAGGCATAA
- a CDS encoding UDP-glucose/GDP-mannose dehydrogenase family protein, producing MKLCIIGTGYVGLVSAACFAEMGNTVTCVDVNPAVVEKLNAGSVHIFEPGLEPMVRHSRTDGRLKFTTRLEDGIADADCAFICVGTPPQPDGSCDLSYVRQVAGEIGRHMQNDLVVVDKSTVPVGTADEVRALVEKELAARGVSYKVDVVSNPEFLKEGDAISDFMKPDRVVLGTDSERAASLMRELYSPFARTRDKIIVMGVRSAEMTKYAANCMLATKISFINEIATICEKVGADVRDVRTGIGSDTRIGYQFIYPGVGYGGSCFPKDVKALIHTAEKAGVEPKLLNAVEDVNARQKKHMAGRIMEYFAPQGGVKGKTLALWGLAFKANTDDMREAAAISIVNELTAAGMKVRAFDPVAADNAREIFKGNDLVEIVDSQYGACEGAQGLLVVTEWNQFRNPDFDKIKSLLTAPLLFDGRNLYSPNFMAQRGFAYFCIGRRAD from the coding sequence ATGAAGTTGTGCATTATCGGGACCGGCTATGTTGGCTTGGTCAGCGCCGCGTGCTTTGCTGAAATGGGCAATACCGTGACCTGCGTGGATGTTAACCCGGCTGTGGTGGAAAAGCTCAATGCCGGTTCCGTGCATATTTTTGAACCCGGTCTTGAACCCATGGTTCGCCACAGCCGCACTGATGGCCGCCTCAAGTTTACTACCCGTCTTGAAGATGGCATTGCGGATGCCGACTGCGCCTTTATCTGCGTTGGCACCCCGCCCCAGCCCGATGGCTCGTGCGATCTGAGCTACGTGCGTCAGGTGGCTGGCGAAATTGGCCGCCACATGCAGAACGACCTCGTGGTTGTGGACAAGTCCACGGTTCCCGTGGGCACCGCTGATGAAGTGCGCGCGCTTGTGGAAAAAGAGCTTGCAGCGCGTGGCGTGTCCTACAAGGTGGACGTGGTTTCCAACCCTGAGTTCCTCAAGGAAGGCGACGCCATCTCCGACTTCATGAAGCCCGACCGCGTTGTGCTTGGTACGGATTCCGAACGCGCCGCTTCGCTGATGCGCGAACTGTATTCGCCCTTTGCCCGCACCCGCGACAAGATCATCGTCATGGGCGTGCGCAGCGCAGAAATGACCAAGTACGCGGCCAACTGCATGCTTGCCACCAAGATTTCCTTTATTAACGAAATCGCCACCATTTGCGAGAAAGTGGGCGCGGACGTGCGCGATGTGCGCACCGGCATCGGCTCCGACACCCGCATTGGCTACCAGTTCATCTACCCCGGCGTGGGTTACGGCGGTTCGTGCTTCCCCAAGGACGTGAAGGCGCTCATTCACACTGCTGAAAAGGCGGGCGTGGAACCCAAGCTGCTCAACGCTGTGGAAGACGTCAACGCCCGGCAGAAAAAGCACATGGCTGGCCGCATCATGGAATATTTTGCTCCCCAGGGCGGCGTGAAGGGCAAAACCCTTGCGCTGTGGGGGCTGGCTTTCAAGGCCAATACCGATGACATGCGCGAAGCCGCTGCCATCAGTATTGTCAATGAGCTTACCGCCGCCGGCATGAAGGTTCGTGCTTTTGACCCCGTTGCCGCCGACAACGCCCGCGAGATATTCAAGGGCAACGATCTGGTGGAAATTGTGGACAGCCAGTACGGCGCGTGCGAAGGCGCTCAGGGCTTGCTGGTGGTTACGGAATGGAACCAGTTCCGCAACCCCGACTTTGATAAGATCAAGAGCCTGCTGACCGCCCCTCTGCTGTTTGATGGCCGCAACCTGTATTCGCCCAACTTCATGGCGCAGCGCGGGTTTGCGTACTTTTGCATTGGCCGCCGCGCCGATTAG